In one window of Pseudodesulfovibrio sediminis DNA:
- the aroA gene encoding 3-phosphoshikimate 1-carboxyvinyltransferase codes for MSKTPIVINAPASKSLSHRTLIAASLANGISEVSSILDSDDITRTRGCLTACGAQIDEKDGKLIVTGMESGPKGGNADGKHKDEAPHELFMHESGTTCRLMTAVAAAGHGTFKVHGAQRMHERPMAELVKALGNLGSTFEYAEKEGFLPFVMTSKGYTGKKVEITLEESSQYLSGLLLGAPLADHETVISVVGKKAVSWPYVALTLRIMEDFKAGFTVEVKEGNAWQAVPWRSVKSATPNKIRFVVQPTGYDATDYRVEGDWSNASYFLAAGAVGKRPVLIKGLAADSLQGDRAIMDILSQMGASINVTFEGILVEPSTLRGVNVDMGRCPDLVPTVSVAAAFASTPTTITNVAHLRIKETDRLAACATEVARTQAETEIVEDSLIVRPGRLPKGREVDFTTYGDHRMAMSMSIFELGGIKVGLDNPACVGKSFPGFFDEWKKIVD; via the coding sequence ATGTCCAAGACACCCATCGTCATCAATGCACCGGCCAGTAAATCCTTGTCTCACCGCACCCTTATCGCGGCGAGCCTCGCCAACGGCATATCCGAAGTCTCATCCATTCTGGATTCCGACGACATCACCCGCACCCGCGGCTGCCTGACGGCATGCGGTGCGCAGATTGATGAAAAGGACGGCAAACTCATCGTCACCGGCATGGAATCCGGGCCTAAAGGCGGCAACGCCGATGGCAAACACAAAGACGAAGCACCGCACGAACTTTTCATGCACGAATCCGGCACCACCTGTCGTCTCATGACGGCCGTGGCCGCCGCCGGACACGGAACATTCAAGGTCCACGGCGCACAGCGCATGCACGAACGCCCCATGGCGGAACTGGTCAAGGCGCTGGGCAACCTCGGATCGACCTTTGAATATGCGGAGAAAGAGGGGTTCCTCCCCTTTGTCATGACCAGCAAGGGCTACACTGGTAAAAAAGTGGAAATCACCCTGGAAGAAAGCAGCCAATACCTCTCCGGCCTGCTCCTTGGTGCGCCCTTGGCTGATCATGAAACCGTCATCTCCGTGGTCGGCAAAAAAGCGGTCTCCTGGCCGTATGTCGCCCTGACGCTCCGCATCATGGAGGATTTCAAGGCGGGCTTCACCGTAGAAGTCAAGGAAGGCAACGCATGGCAGGCCGTGCCGTGGCGTTCGGTCAAGAGCGCGACTCCCAACAAGATTCGCTTTGTTGTCCAGCCTACCGGCTACGACGCCACCGACTACCGCGTGGAAGGCGACTGGTCCAACGCCAGCTATTTCCTGGCCGCCGGTGCCGTGGGAAAACGCCCGGTGCTGATCAAGGGGTTGGCCGCAGATTCGCTTCAGGGAGACCGCGCCATCATGGACATCCTGAGCCAGATGGGCGCATCCATCAACGTGACCTTTGAAGGCATACTGGTGGAACCAAGCACTCTGCGTGGCGTAAACGTGGACATGGGCCGCTGCCCGGATCTGGTCCCCACCGTGTCCGTGGCCGCCGCATTCGCGTCCACCCCCACGACCATCACCAATGTGGCTCACCTGCGCATCAAGGAAACGGACAGACTCGCGGCGTGTGCCACCGAAGTGGCCCGCACGCAGGCCGAAACCGAGATCGTCGAAGACTCGCTCATCGTCCGTCCCGGGCGCCTGCCCAAGGGGCGTGAAGTGGATTTCACCACCTACGGCGACCACCGTATGGCCATGTCCATGTCCATATTTGAACTGGGCGGCATCAAAGTCGGCCTTGACAATCCGGCCTGTGTCGGAAAGTCTTTCCCCGGCTTCTTTGACGAATGGAAAAAAATCGTCGACTAG
- the pheA gene encoding prephenate dehydratase, producing the protein MTDKDKTDIPDLSELRVEIDSLDKQIVDLLNKRAEVSLGVGRYKAANDEPIYKPFREQEVMDKIADSSPGPLPDKHLRTIYREIMSSSRHLQRPERVVYLGPEGTFSYFAAIEHMGSAASLTPKANFEEIFRAVAEEGAELGVIPLENTIEGTVGQVVDLFMKYKVYIQAEVFSRISHSLISNAENVEDVEVIYSHPQPLGQCRDWIRNHLPNVPTIPMESTAEAAKVVAGKKAAAVIGHLKLADMYGMNVLAQSIEDLPDNWTRFLIIGASPSQEDRRDKTSILFTLPDRPGALARVLTTMAHQSINMSKLESRPFKGEKWKYVFFADLACDLGGERYEDVLEDIRDQCQTLRVLGTYPTQEER; encoded by the coding sequence ATGACTGATAAAGACAAGACAGACATACCGGATCTCAGCGAGCTGCGAGTCGAGATCGATTCCCTCGACAAACAGATCGTGGACCTGCTCAACAAGCGGGCCGAGGTGAGTCTCGGCGTGGGCCGCTACAAGGCCGCCAACGACGAACCCATCTACAAGCCCTTTCGTGAACAGGAAGTCATGGACAAGATCGCGGACTCAAGCCCCGGGCCGCTCCCGGACAAGCATCTGCGCACGATTTACCGTGAAATCATGTCCTCATCCCGCCACCTGCAACGCCCGGAACGAGTGGTCTACCTCGGGCCGGAAGGCACGTTTTCCTACTTTGCCGCCATCGAGCACATGGGGTCCGCGGCCTCGCTGACGCCCAAGGCCAACTTTGAGGAGATCTTCCGGGCCGTGGCCGAAGAAGGCGCCGAACTCGGTGTAATCCCGCTCGAAAACACCATTGAAGGCACTGTGGGGCAGGTGGTTGACCTGTTCATGAAATACAAGGTCTACATCCAGGCGGAAGTCTTCAGTCGCATCAGCCATTCACTCATATCCAACGCCGAAAACGTGGAAGACGTGGAAGTGATCTACTCACATCCGCAACCGCTCGGACAATGCCGGGACTGGATCAGAAACCATCTCCCCAACGTGCCGACCATTCCCATGGAATCCACTGCCGAGGCAGCCAAGGTCGTGGCGGGCAAAAAAGCTGCCGCCGTTATCGGTCATCTCAAACTGGCGGACATGTATGGCATGAACGTGCTGGCGCAATCCATTGAGGATCTGCCCGACAACTGGACCCGGTTCCTGATCATCGGCGCATCCCCATCGCAGGAAGACAGACGGGACAAGACCTCCATACTCTTTACCCTGCCCGATCGCCCCGGTGCTTTGGCCCGTGTGTTGACCACCATGGCGCACCAATCCATCAACATGTCCAAACTTGAATCCCGCCCGTTCAAGGGTGAGAAATGGAAATATGTCTTTTTTGCCGATCTGGCCTGTGATCTGGGCGGCGAAAGATATGAAGACGTACTCGAAGATATCAGGGACCAGTGCCAAACGCTGCGCGTGCTCGGGACCTACCCCACTCAGGAGGAACGATAA
- a CDS encoding 3-dehydroquinate synthase II family protein — translation MKKVIFKSVPFDKNLVTLALESGVDAIMVEKDQVAAVKSLSKVKTITPEDMPVVELKKKSDEDIAIKGIKEGKDVVLKKGWEIIPVENILAQVDTLALECESLDRAILAAGILERGCDTIVVLPEGAADLKQIVSELKLSQGTMDLQAATVTEIESTGLGHRVCVDTISILKKGQGMLIGNSSAFSFLVHAETESNPYVAARPFRINAGAVHAYAQMPGDKTTYLEELASGDDVLIVGADGATSLATVGRVKVEIRPMLLIKAEVKTQEGVKTGQVFLQNAETIRVVSDKGEPVSVVSLQVGDKIMVKTDEAGRHFGMRITEEIKEG, via the coding sequence ATGAAAAAAGTCATTTTCAAATCCGTCCCCTTTGACAAAAACCTCGTCACCCTGGCGCTGGAATCCGGCGTGGACGCCATTATGGTCGAAAAAGATCAGGTCGCTGCCGTCAAATCCCTGAGCAAGGTGAAAACCATCACCCCGGAAGACATGCCGGTGGTGGAGCTGAAGAAAAAATCCGACGAGGATATTGCCATCAAGGGCATCAAGGAAGGCAAGGACGTCGTCCTGAAGAAAGGCTGGGAGATCATCCCGGTGGAAAACATACTGGCTCAGGTTGATACGTTGGCGCTGGAATGCGAATCCCTTGACCGCGCCATCCTGGCTGCCGGCATCCTTGAGCGTGGCTGCGACACCATCGTGGTCCTGCCCGAAGGTGCCGCCGATCTCAAACAGATCGTCTCCGAACTCAAACTCTCCCAGGGCACCATGGATCTGCAAGCCGCCACTGTCACCGAAATCGAATCCACCGGCCTCGGCCACCGTGTATGCGTGGACACCATCTCCATATTAAAGAAAGGCCAGGGTATGCTCATCGGCAACTCCTCCGCCTTCTCTTTCCTGGTCCACGCCGAAACCGAATCCAACCCCTATGTGGCTGCCCGTCCCTTCCGCATCAATGCGGGCGCGGTGCACGCCTATGCCCAGATGCCCGGCGACAAGACCACCTATCTTGAAGAGCTGGCCTCGGGAGACGATGTCCTCATCGTGGGTGCCGACGGCGCGACATCCCTGGCCACTGTGGGCCGCGTAAAAGTGGAAATCCGCCCCATGCTGCTCATCAAGGCGGAAGTGAAGACGCAGGAAGGCGTCAAGACCGGACAGGTGTTCCTGCAAAATGCCGAAACCATCCGCGTTGTCAGCGACAAGGGCGAACCGGTCTCGGTGGTCTCCCTCCAGGTCGGTGACAAGATCATGGTCAAGACCGATGAAGCCGGCCGCCACTTCGGCATGCGTATCACAGAGGAAATCAAAGAGGGCTAG
- a CDS encoding 2-amino-3,7-dideoxy-D-threo-hept-6-ulosonate synthase, protein MHIGKAIRLERIINRNTGRTIVVPMDHGVTVGPIEGLVDMREAVGKVVDGGANAVIEHKGLVRCGHRAQGKDIGLIVHLSASTTLSPFPNAKSLVASVEDAMRLGADAISIHCNLGDETEAAMLNDFGKVASDAANWGIPLLAMVYARGPKVSDEYNVDVVAHCARVGTELGADVVKVPYTGDIDTFSHVCDACCVPVVIAGGPKLDSTEAFLHMVHDSLEAGGAGLSVGRNVFQHENPTRLVEALNMIVHNDETVEAALNHLNG, encoded by the coding sequence ATGCATATCGGTAAAGCAATCAGACTGGAAAGAATCATCAATCGGAACACAGGCAGGACCATTGTTGTACCCATGGATCACGGCGTGACTGTCGGCCCCATCGAAGGGCTTGTGGACATGCGCGAGGCCGTTGGCAAGGTCGTGGACGGCGGAGCCAACGCCGTCATCGAACACAAAGGGCTTGTCCGCTGCGGCCATCGCGCCCAGGGCAAGGACATCGGACTCATCGTCCACCTGTCCGCTTCCACCACCCTGTCCCCCTTCCCCAACGCAAAATCTCTGGTCGCCAGTGTTGAAGACGCCATGCGTCTTGGCGCAGACGCCATTTCCATCCACTGCAATCTTGGTGATGAAACCGAAGCCGCCATGCTCAACGATTTCGGCAAGGTCGCATCCGACGCCGCCAACTGGGGCATTCCGTTACTGGCGATGGTCTACGCACGCGGCCCGAAAGTCTCCGACGAATACAACGTTGACGTTGTCGCCCATTGCGCCCGTGTAGGTACAGAGCTCGGTGCCGATGTGGTCAAGGTTCCCTACACCGGCGATATCGATACATTCAGCCATGTCTGCGACGCCTGCTGCGTTCCGGTGGTCATTGCAGGCGGCCCGAAACTTGACAGCACCGAAGCATTCCTTCACATGGTGCATGATTCCCTTGAAGCAGGCGGAGCTGGCCTGTCTGTTGGTCGCAACGTCTTCCAGCATGAGAATCCCACTCGTCTTGTCGAGGCTCTGAACATGATCGTACATAATGACGAGACCGTAGAAGCCGCCCTCAACCATCTTAATGGATAA
- a CDS encoding ammonium transporter, with protein sequence MYLRKSPTHVSKRLAIGVATLAAALAPTFAYAEEVETLSQFHGNVLWTLIAGILVFFMQAGFGCVEAGFTRAKSAGNIMMKNFLDFSVGSICFFLFGFALMFGLDAGGFLGTSGYALGGVSEADLPWTYTFWFFQSVFAATAATIVSGGMAERTKFSSYILVSIVVTGIIYPISGHWAWGSLWLGDTGAGWLEGLGFCDFAGSTVVHSVGGWIALAGALVLGPRIGKYTEDGKAKAIPGHNIPLASLGVFILWFGWFGFNPGSTTTADGSIGFIAVNTSLAACGGVLGAMMFAWMRFGKPDISMTLNGALAGLVGITAGCATVSPVGSIIIGLIAGVLVVLAIEFIDKVLKIDDPVGASSVHGVCGAWGTIACGLFNTDGGLFYGGGVAQLGVQLIGAGAIFVWAFGAGYILMALVKGIFGLRVSKEEELKGLDIAEHGSESYNGFQLFSNE encoded by the coding sequence ATGTATTTGAGAAAGTCCCCGACCCATGTTTCCAAGAGGCTCGCCATCGGCGTAGCCACTTTGGCAGCAGCCCTTGCCCCCACTTTTGCTTATGCTGAAGAAGTGGAAACTCTGTCTCAGTTCCATGGTAATGTTCTGTGGACACTGATTGCCGGTATCCTTGTCTTCTTCATGCAGGCAGGTTTCGGTTGTGTTGAAGCCGGTTTTACTCGCGCCAAATCCGCCGGTAACATCATGATGAAGAACTTCCTGGATTTCTCCGTTGGTTCCATCTGCTTTTTCCTGTTCGGTTTTGCTCTGATGTTCGGCCTTGATGCCGGCGGGTTCCTCGGCACCTCCGGTTACGCACTGGGCGGCGTCAGCGAAGCTGATCTTCCCTGGACTTACACCTTCTGGTTCTTCCAGTCCGTGTTTGCCGCAACTGCAGCTACCATCGTTTCCGGTGGTATGGCTGAACGCACCAAATTTTCCAGCTACATTCTCGTATCCATCGTCGTGACCGGCATCATCTACCCCATCTCCGGCCACTGGGCCTGGGGTTCGCTGTGGCTGGGCGACACTGGCGCTGGCTGGTTGGAAGGTCTCGGCTTCTGTGACTTCGCCGGTTCCACTGTTGTTCACTCCGTTGGTGGCTGGATCGCCCTGGCTGGCGCCCTGGTTCTCGGCCCCCGTATCGGCAAGTACACCGAAGACGGCAAAGCAAAGGCCATTCCCGGTCACAACATTCCCCTGGCAAGCCTTGGTGTTTTCATCCTCTGGTTCGGCTGGTTCGGTTTCAACCCCGGTTCCACCACCACTGCTGACGGCAGCATCGGTTTCATCGCTGTAAACACTTCCCTGGCTGCTTGTGGCGGCGTGCTCGGCGCAATGATGTTCGCCTGGATGCGTTTCGGCAAGCCTGATATCTCCATGACCCTGAACGGCGCCCTGGCTGGCCTGGTCGGTATCACCGCCGGTTGTGCCACGGTTTCCCCCGTCGGTTCCATCATCATCGGTCTGATCGCTGGTGTCCTGGTTGTCCTGGCCATTGAATTCATCGACAAGGTCCTGAAGATCGACGATCCGGTCGGTGCTTCTTCTGTCCACGGCGTCTGCGGTGCCTGGGGTACCATCGCCTGTGGCCTGTTCAACACTGACGGCGGCCTCTTCTACGGCGGCGGCGTGGCTCAGCTCGGCGTACAGCTCATCGGTGCAGGCGCAATCTTCGTTTGGGCATTCGGTGCAGGTTACATCCTCATGGCTCTCGTCAAGGGCATCTTCGGCCTCCGCGTGAGCAAGGAAGAAGAGCTCAAGGGTCTGGATATCGCAGAACATGGTTCCGAGTCCTACAACGGATTCCAGCTCTTCTCTAACGAGTAG
- a CDS encoding P-II family nitrogen regulator: MKLIIAYIRPEKLNDVKQALYAKEIYSMSVTNILGSGRQKGFTETYRGVQMEVNLLKKVRIEIGVNDEFEDKALEAIKSAGATGSEGDGVIFVTELAKALRIRTGEDGIL, from the coding sequence ATGAAGCTCATCATAGCATACATCAGGCCAGAAAAGCTCAACGACGTGAAGCAGGCCCTTTACGCCAAGGAAATCTATTCCATGTCCGTGACCAACATTCTGGGATCGGGCCGTCAGAAAGGATTCACGGAAACCTACCGCGGTGTCCAGATGGAAGTGAACCTGCTCAAGAAGGTTCGTATCGAAATCGGCGTCAACGATGAATTCGAGGACAAGGCTCTCGAAGCAATCAAAAGCGCAGGAGCCACCGGCTCGGAAGGCGATGGCGTGATCTTCGTCACCGAACTTGCCAAAGCGCTGCGTATCAGGACCGGTGAGGACGGAATCCTCTAA
- a CDS encoding EAL domain-containing protein — MLTTVPDIEEIIKNRFILTHFQPQVSLKRKAVVGLEALSRGFDPQSGEIIPPTLLFEQARDKASRLALDRACRTNAVEAFAALHRRDKSVMLSMNMDATCINEETRGSNHILNLVNRCGISPNSVIIEIIESQCDDMDALMAFVKFYRKHDFLIALDDVGAGFSNLDRIPTLKPDVIKLDRSLISNVDKHFHKIEVVRSFVQMSNRLGCLVLAEGVERAEEAMCLLSNGVDVFQGYYFARPAPGLDAVPGMASKVDALAEKHRENRTQQIADDKRLYSSYHLTVLTMCQELAESPYKDMGKNLSGFIETYDNVECLYVLDMKGNQISDTICDPTRLKTSKRFLYEPAAIGMDHSLKEYFLPIQAGLEKFTTQPYISLASGNLCTTISHVFYHKSSGRHRILCVDMSREDSCIC, encoded by the coding sequence GTGTTGACCACAGTGCCCGATATAGAAGAGATCATTAAGAATAGGTTTATTCTTACTCACTTTCAGCCCCAGGTTTCCCTCAAGCGGAAGGCCGTTGTCGGGCTGGAGGCTCTGAGCAGAGGATTCGACCCTCAAAGCGGAGAGATTATACCTCCTACTCTGCTGTTCGAGCAAGCCCGGGACAAGGCATCCCGGCTCGCACTGGACCGGGCTTGCCGAACGAACGCAGTCGAAGCATTCGCCGCCCTCCACCGAAGAGACAAAAGTGTCATGCTCTCCATGAACATGGACGCTACCTGCATAAACGAAGAGACCCGAGGCTCCAATCACATTCTCAATTTGGTGAACCGGTGTGGCATTAGCCCGAATTCGGTTATCATCGAGATCATTGAATCGCAGTGTGATGACATGGATGCGCTCATGGCCTTTGTCAAATTCTATCGCAAGCACGATTTTCTTATTGCCCTGGATGATGTCGGAGCCGGATTCTCCAATCTGGATCGTATCCCGACGCTCAAGCCCGACGTCATCAAACTCGATCGATCGCTCATCAGCAATGTGGACAAGCATTTTCACAAGATCGAAGTGGTACGGAGCTTTGTGCAGATGTCCAACCGACTGGGATGTCTGGTGCTGGCTGAAGGCGTAGAACGCGCCGAGGAAGCCATGTGTCTGCTCTCCAATGGTGTGGACGTGTTTCAGGGATACTATTTCGCTCGACCTGCTCCGGGTCTGGATGCGGTGCCCGGCATGGCGTCCAAAGTGGATGCACTGGCCGAAAAGCATCGCGAAAACCGGACACAGCAGATTGCCGACGACAAGCGGCTGTACTCCAGTTATCATCTGACAGTGTTGACCATGTGTCAGGAGTTGGCCGAAAGTCCCTACAAGGATATGGGCAAAAACCTGTCCGGATTCATTGAGACCTACGACAACGTGGAATGTCTGTATGTCCTCGATATGAAAGGGAACCAGATCTCTGACACCATCTGTGATCCGACACGGCTTAAAACGAGCAAGCGGTTTCTCTATGAACCCGCTGCCATTGGCATGGATCATTCGCTCAAGGAATATTTTCTTCCCATACAGGCCGGACTGGAGAAGTTCACCACACAGCCTTATATCTCATTGGCGTCGGGCAACCTGTGCACGACCATTTCCCATGTTTTCTACCACAAGAGCAGCGGCCGCCATCGCATTCTCTGCGTCGACATGAGCCGTGAGGACAGCTGCATCTGCTGA
- a CDS encoding MFS transporter codes for MISEKERTAGLWAITITQFALVFMLSSVAVAIPSLGAEFGATAAQLGLVESGYISAVAMLLFPVTRLADMIGRGFVFVLGVTVFTVFSLIIPLSHSIEQLNALRMFQGAGGAMMVTTGLAILADLFPGQRRAMALGIASAGVYVGLSAGPWLGGMIATEMGWRAIFYIGAVPCVLCLIMVIYVLPVKPVRKKCPPFDFIGAILCALGMLLLAQGGSHFHNITGKSMLLGGLLSLTAFVFWERRTKAPLLDMTLFSENQAFALGSTVQFISYAATFGITFLISLYLQVAQGMTPGQAGMILMAQPIMQTIFSPVSGKLCQRWAPHNVATAGMALATVALGGAIFLEQGAPIWFIALVLGACGTGNAIFATANTAVIMDAVEKEHYGIASAMVAGMRTTGMTVSLVFISAVLATMVGPTALHAKDADLFVHAMNVSFIALTAISALGILLSARAKIRQRKAVTSSRS; via the coding sequence ATGATCTCGGAAAAAGAACGTACTGCCGGACTCTGGGCCATCACGATCACGCAATTCGCGTTGGTTTTCATGCTCTCATCAGTGGCAGTGGCCATTCCCTCACTGGGTGCGGAATTCGGCGCAACAGCCGCCCAACTCGGACTGGTCGAATCCGGCTATATCTCTGCCGTGGCCATGCTGCTCTTCCCGGTTACCCGACTGGCTGACATGATCGGTCGCGGATTCGTTTTTGTTCTCGGAGTCACCGTCTTCACGGTGTTCAGCCTGATCATCCCCCTGTCGCACTCCATTGAACAACTCAATGCCCTGCGCATGTTTCAGGGTGCCGGCGGAGCCATGATGGTCACCACCGGACTGGCAATCCTGGCCGATCTCTTTCCCGGACAGCGCCGCGCCATGGCCCTTGGGATAGCCTCTGCCGGAGTCTATGTCGGCTTGTCCGCAGGCCCGTGGCTTGGCGGTATGATCGCGACAGAAATGGGCTGGCGGGCAATTTTCTACATCGGCGCCGTCCCCTGTGTGCTCTGCCTGATCATGGTCATCTACGTGTTGCCGGTCAAACCCGTCCGCAAAAAATGTCCGCCCTTTGATTTCATCGGTGCGATCCTCTGTGCACTCGGCATGCTCCTGCTTGCGCAAGGCGGCTCGCACTTCCATAATATCACCGGCAAATCCATGCTCCTGGGCGGATTGTTGTCGTTGACGGCGTTTGTTTTCTGGGAACGTCGGACCAAGGCTCCATTGCTGGACATGACCCTGTTCAGCGAGAATCAGGCCTTTGCCCTTGGCAGCACCGTACAGTTCATCAGCTATGCTGCCACCTTCGGCATCACCTTTCTCATCTCCCTTTACCTGCAGGTGGCTCAGGGCATGACGCCCGGTCAGGCCGGGATGATCCTCATGGCCCAACCGATCATGCAGACCATATTCTCCCCTGTCAGCGGAAAGCTCTGCCAGCGCTGGGCTCCCCACAATGTCGCGACCGCAGGCATGGCCCTTGCCACGGTTGCCCTCGGAGGCGCTATTTTCCTCGAACAAGGTGCGCCGATCTGGTTCATCGCATTGGTGCTCGGAGCCTGCGGTACGGGGAACGCCATATTTGCCACAGCCAATACTGCGGTCATCATGGATGCTGTCGAAAAAGAGCATTACGGCATCGCCTCCGCCATGGTGGCAGGTATGCGTACCACGGGCATGACCGTCAGCCTGGTGTTCATCAGTGCCGTGCTGGCCACCATGGTCGGCCCTACCGCCCTTCATGCAAAAGACGCAGACCTCTTTGTTCACGCCATGAACGTCTCATTCATCGCACTGACGGCAATCAGCGCGCTGGGCATTCTGCTCTCGGCACGGGCCAAGATACGACAACGCAAAGCGGTGACATCGAGCCGCTCATAG
- a CDS encoding MarR family winged helix-turn-helix transcriptional regulator yields the protein MLESIKKRRISLGYRISRLFRMNTCLLDQWTKGFSMHCGQIPYIISIVEKEGLTQEELSTTVHLDRGHTARMLKTMEASGLIKREKNPENRRQKFVYPTTKGKARYQALMPVLSRHNAVMFRGFSAEERNAAITILDRVIANVQSELDGERI from the coding sequence ATGCTTGAATCAATAAAAAAACGCAGGATCAGCCTCGGCTATCGAATCAGCCGACTTTTCCGGATGAACACGTGCCTTCTCGACCAATGGACAAAAGGATTTTCAATGCATTGCGGGCAGATACCGTACATTATTTCCATTGTTGAAAAAGAAGGACTGACGCAGGAAGAACTGTCAACCACAGTCCATCTGGACCGAGGGCATACTGCGCGTATGTTGAAAACCATGGAGGCATCGGGGCTCATCAAACGCGAAAAAAATCCGGAGAACCGGAGACAGAAATTTGTGTATCCCACGACCAAAGGCAAAGCTCGTTACCAGGCACTCATGCCCGTGCTTTCCCGACACAATGCCGTCATGTTTCGCGGATTCTCAGCTGAAGAAAGAAATGCTGCCATAACCATACTTGATCGGGTCATCGCCAATGTTCAGAGCGAACTCGACGGAGAAAGAATATAA
- a CDS encoding substrate-binding periplasmic protein, producing MTVKSCPVGTFILFFILFSAVSVRAEELRFVYENFPPLTYINDAGEARGQSIELVREACRRLGVEPHFIWQPFIRALDSVKYGFVDAIIDVFRNASREEYLYYSESGETADAVVLYMNAKNAYVPRTLSDIGTSSVGAVRGYYLGKGVHDLLGEKISYVKDSETLCHMILLGRIQFAIGNSLAMEYYKKESGRFSRVKVAFIVERVAYHLAFSKTLGRRGQVLADMFGQEIDRIRAERMLE from the coding sequence ATGACCGTGAAGTCTTGTCCTGTGGGCACTTTTATTCTTTTCTTCATCCTCTTTTCCGCTGTTTCGGTGCGGGCGGAAGAGTTGCGTTTTGTCTATGAGAACTTTCCCCCGTTGACGTACATTAATGATGCCGGCGAGGCTCGTGGTCAATCGATAGAACTCGTGCGTGAGGCGTGTAGGCGACTCGGGGTTGAACCGCATTTCATCTGGCAGCCTTTCATCCGTGCGCTTGATTCTGTGAAGTATGGTTTTGTAGATGCCATCATCGATGTATTTCGAAATGCGAGCCGAGAAGAGTATCTCTATTATTCCGAAAGTGGAGAGACTGCTGATGCCGTTGTCCTCTACATGAATGCAAAAAATGCCTATGTGCCACGGACATTGTCGGACATTGGGACGAGTTCCGTCGGAGCTGTACGGGGGTATTACCTTGGCAAGGGGGTACACGATCTCCTCGGAGAGAAGATCTCCTATGTCAAAGATAGTGAGACCCTGTGTCATATGATTTTGCTGGGACGTATTCAATTCGCCATCGGGAATTCCCTGGCCATGGAATACTACAAGAAGGAGTCCGGTCGTTTTTCACGAGTAAAGGTCGCTTTTATCGTGGAACGTGTCGCGTACCATTTGGCTTTTTCCAAGACGTTGGGAAGACGTGGGCAGGTTCTCGCCGATATGTTTGGTCAGGAGATTGATCGGATACGAGCTGAGCGCATGCTGGAGTGA